The Litchfieldia alkalitelluris genome has a window encoding:
- a CDS encoding carbohydrate ABC transporter permease: protein MQSDVKIKPETNPKGLHVPNVKKPKWWIYHLLVGTFAVLMLYPVIWLLMSSFKPSETIFVTAQSLIPDPWIFSNYGKGWEGIGGNTFGVFIKNTVVLVIFTMIGQVISSAVIAFGFARLTFFGKGFWFALMMVTLMLPYEVVMIPQYIIFAKLGWLDSIKPIAIPAYFGHPFFIFLLVQFIKTIPRELDEAATIDGCGTFKIFYKIILPLIKPALATAAIFSFYWTWDNLLGPVLYLNSPDKYTVSMALNMFLSNETVSNWGAMFAMSIVTLIPVFVVFFLFQRHVVEGISTSGLKG from the coding sequence ATGCAATCAGATGTTAAAATAAAACCCGAAACAAATCCAAAAGGGTTACATGTGCCAAATGTAAAAAAACCTAAGTGGTGGATTTATCATTTATTGGTCGGAACCTTTGCGGTACTAATGCTCTATCCGGTCATTTGGCTATTAATGAGTTCATTTAAGCCAAGTGAAACCATTTTCGTAACAGCACAATCACTAATCCCAGATCCATGGATCTTTAGTAACTATGGTAAAGGGTGGGAAGGAATTGGTGGAAATACCTTTGGAGTGTTTATCAAAAACACGGTTGTTCTTGTTATTTTTACAATGATTGGTCAAGTCATTTCCTCAGCTGTTATTGCGTTTGGATTTGCGAGATTAACATTTTTCGGAAAAGGTTTTTGGTTCGCACTAATGATGGTGACCTTAATGTTACCGTATGAGGTTGTTATGATTCCTCAGTACATTATTTTCGCGAAACTAGGATGGTTAGACTCAATTAAACCTATTGCGATTCCAGCCTATTTTGGACATCCGTTTTTCATATTCTTACTTGTTCAGTTTATTAAAACGATACCAAGAGAATTGGATGAAGCAGCAACAATCGATGGTTGTGGTACATTCAAGATTTTTTACAAGATTATCTTACCGTTGATTAAGCCAGCATTAGCTACTGCAGCAATTTTCTCGTTTTACTGGACTTGGGATAACTTATTAGGACCTGTTTTATACTTAAATAGTCCTGATAAATACACGGTTTCAATGGCATTAAATATGTTCTTAAGTAATGAAACAGTCTCAAACTGGGGTGCGATGTTTGCGATGTCGATTGTTACCTTAATACCGGTATTTGTGGTCTTCTTCTTGTTCCAAAGACATGTAGTTGAAGGTATTAGTACAAGTGGATTAAAGGGGTAA
- a CDS encoding rhamnogalacturonan acetylesterase, with protein MSEKYLFDFGTGEAFPGYTKVTEKSVYSDKSGFGFSRSDQMYMINRETSKPLFSDFCIPLRNSFLVDVPNGVYTITFLIGDALVETETTIKYNDNKVLIRELKTYPKQFVRESFTVNVNDGRIKLTFFGCAPRINAMEISLKKDAVAMFLAGDSTVADQPIDGYPYAGWGQCLPQYIKADAVVCNHAYSGRSSKSFIDEGRLDSIWDQIKTGDFLFIQFGHNDSKPDKARHTDPFTTYKEYLKIYIDGARQRGATPILITSVQRRMFNDDGKIIETHGDYILAVKELAIEEGVLLLDLAEKSKNLYEKLGREGSKALLMWGVPGEFLNFPNGVSDNTHFQEYGANFIAELVVEGLREFNLQSLNLCLRS; from the coding sequence ATGTCAGAGAAGTATTTATTTGACTTTGGAACTGGAGAGGCATTTCCAGGTTATACGAAGGTAACAGAGAAAAGTGTTTATAGTGATAAAAGTGGATTTGGTTTTAGTCGTTCTGACCAAATGTATATGATAAATCGAGAAACATCGAAACCGTTATTTAGTGATTTTTGTATTCCTCTAAGAAATAGCTTTTTAGTGGATGTACCAAACGGTGTCTATACGATTACTTTCTTAATTGGTGATGCATTAGTCGAAACAGAAACAACGATTAAGTATAACGATAACAAAGTATTGATACGTGAATTGAAAACGTACCCAAAACAATTTGTAAGAGAAAGTTTTACAGTGAATGTTAATGATGGAAGAATCAAGCTGACTTTTTTCGGCTGCGCTCCTCGAATCAATGCGATGGAGATCTCACTGAAGAAGGATGCTGTTGCCATGTTTTTAGCAGGTGATTCAACTGTCGCCGATCAACCAATCGATGGTTATCCATATGCGGGCTGGGGGCAATGTCTGCCTCAGTATATTAAAGCAGATGCAGTTGTTTGTAATCATGCATATTCCGGAAGAAGTTCTAAAAGTTTCATAGATGAAGGTAGGCTTGACTCAATTTGGGATCAAATAAAAACAGGGGATTTTTTGTTCATACAGTTTGGACATAATGATTCAAAGCCTGATAAAGCACGTCATACCGACCCATTCACAACCTATAAAGAGTACTTGAAGATTTATATTGACGGTGCAAGACAACGAGGAGCGACACCTATACTCATTACATCGGTTCAACGCAGAATGTTTAATGATGATGGAAAGATTATTGAGACCCATGGTGATTATATTTTAGCAGTTAAGGAGCTTGCGATTGAAGAAGGTGTACTGTTACTAGATTTGGCAGAAAAAAGTAAGAACCTTTACGAAAAATTAGGTCGTGAAGGTTCGAAAGCCCTTTTGATGTGGGGAGTTCCTGGAGAGTTCTTGAATTTTCCTAATGGTGTTAGTGATAATACTCATTTTCAAGAATATGGTGCGAATTTTATTGCTGAATTAGTTGTAGAAGGTTTAAGGGAATTTAACTTACAATCTTTGAACTTATGTTTAAGGTCTTAG
- a CDS encoding ABC transporter substrate-binding protein — translation MKKWLMLLLSVFMVFSLAACSGSTSSDTPADSGDSGDGEEKQEEVKLRIAWWGSEPRHDYTLKVIEMYEKENPGVKIQAEYASWDDYWKKLAPQASASQLPDIIQMDLSYFSQYAENGQLTDLAPFIGNQLDVTNFTDNYVDGGKIGDKLYGFNLGVNVVGFHYDEALLKQVGVDSLSEDWTWDEYKEVAAKAKDAGLYVDTGMKADVFFNYYLRTQGKSLYNEDGTALGYEDDQMFIDFFGMTSQLVKDEAVPTPDYMAQIKGIEDDPVVKQDAIGIWQWSNQFVGLQQVANRELKIQNMPGPGTSDGLYLKPSMFWSVANNSEHKEEAAKFISFFVNNEEANKLILGDRGIPGSSVVKEALKPVLSPQQVQAFDAVAWAEQNSSAFDGPDPIGAGEIIETLDLLAEQMAYGQLSVEDAAKQFRQQAESILSQNK, via the coding sequence ATGAAAAAATGGTTAATGTTATTATTGTCAGTCTTCATGGTATTCTCTCTCGCAGCTTGTAGTGGTAGTACATCTAGTGATACTCCGGCAGACTCTGGAGATAGCGGAGATGGTGAGGAAAAACAAGAAGAAGTAAAACTTCGTATTGCTTGGTGGGGTTCTGAGCCAAGACATGATTACACACTAAAGGTTATTGAAATGTATGAAAAAGAAAATCCAGGTGTAAAAATTCAAGCTGAGTATGCAAGCTGGGATGACTACTGGAAAAAGTTAGCGCCTCAGGCTTCAGCATCACAATTACCAGACATTATCCAAATGGACTTATCATATTTCTCTCAATATGCTGAAAATGGTCAGTTAACAGATTTAGCTCCTTTTATCGGAAATCAACTTGATGTTACAAATTTCACTGATAACTATGTAGATGGTGGGAAAATCGGTGACAAGCTATATGGTTTTAACTTAGGGGTTAACGTTGTTGGTTTCCATTATGATGAAGCCTTATTAAAGCAGGTTGGAGTCGACTCTCTTTCTGAGGATTGGACTTGGGATGAATATAAAGAAGTTGCTGCTAAAGCAAAAGATGCAGGACTTTATGTGGACACTGGAATGAAAGCAGATGTGTTTTTCAACTACTATTTAAGAACACAAGGGAAATCTTTATACAATGAAGATGGAACTGCACTAGGTTATGAAGATGATCAAATGTTTATTGATTTCTTTGGAATGACTTCACAGTTAGTAAAAGATGAAGCAGTACCAACTCCTGACTACATGGCACAGATTAAAGGAATTGAAGATGATCCTGTAGTTAAACAAGATGCAATTGGTATTTGGCAATGGTCAAATCAGTTTGTTGGATTACAACAAGTAGCTAACAGAGAATTGAAAATCCAAAACATGCCAGGACCTGGTACAAGTGATGGTTTATATCTAAAACCAAGTATGTTCTGGTCAGTTGCAAACAATTCTGAGCACAAAGAAGAAGCAGCTAAGTTCATCAGTTTCTTTGTAAACAATGAAGAAGCAAATAAATTAATCTTAGGTGACCGCGGAATTCCTGGATCATCTGTTGTGAAGGAAGCTCTTAAGCCAGTTCTTTCACCACAACAAGTTCAAGCATTTGATGCTGTTGCATGGGCTGAACAAAACAGTTCAGCATTTGATGGTCCAGATCCAATTGGAGCAGGTGAGATCATTGAAACACTTGATCTTTTAGCTGAACAAATGGCTTATGGTCAACTTTCAGTAGAAGATGCAGCAAAACAATTTAGACAACAAGCAGAAAGCATTTTATCTCAAAATAAATAA
- a CDS encoding cache domain-containing sensor histidine kinase: MKNLKMLALNRYKNLKIKYKLIVFILILLLVCLSFIIIGFQYAFNTYDEQIYRKSSQVLIMSSNRIEDELKNIEEVTYKVATDSVIQDALTDSYESLSKYEKFRIEQEIWEKLTSYIGSENYIQSIHLFNRDGKEFRAGRAPSKNLYNHKGTLIKTAENGSGGNVWMSLEGSNNTIFSTREIRSYKRLRFENLGSLIVEVRLHEIVDELSSEREGEGFIAMSKGDDMFFVEDPTIDLSAIDLSADDPQGYKIQQMLGRSNFVTYSKSPYMDWTYWSVIPFDTMFAKVTMIKYMVIFLFLAIMISAIYLVVRFSKRITNPIENLVSAMKYVERGDFKVADTFTPSQYHDEVGILHQNFIQMIERINDLIKENYEKQLLLKDTEFKALQSQINPHFLYNALESINWLAKINQQQQISQMVESLGFLLRNAISIQDDVITVREEVKMVEHYVTIQRYRFEERLEFSLSVDEEVKDCVLPKLVIQPLVENAIIYGLERMIEPCNIHVSVLKEGDYLQLAVEDNGPGMDKEQLDKVRKGEMKTRGTGIGLRNIDSRIKFVFGSEYGLQIDSELNKGTKVSITIPYQKRWDYVQSTIGR; the protein is encoded by the coding sequence AGAACTTGAAAATGCTGGCTTTAAATCGGTATAAAAACTTAAAAATTAAATATAAGTTAATCGTGTTTATTTTAATCCTTTTACTTGTTTGTTTATCGTTCATTATCATAGGTTTTCAATATGCGTTTAACACTTATGATGAACAAATCTATCGAAAGTCTTCACAGGTATTGATCATGTCTTCTAATCGAATCGAGGATGAACTGAAAAATATTGAGGAAGTTACGTATAAGGTCGCTACTGATTCTGTCATTCAAGATGCCTTAACTGACTCATATGAGAGTTTATCAAAATATGAAAAATTTCGAATTGAACAGGAAATTTGGGAAAAGTTAACTAGTTATATTGGTTCAGAGAACTATATACAATCGATTCATCTATTTAACCGAGATGGCAAAGAATTTCGGGCTGGTCGAGCTCCATCCAAAAACTTATATAATCACAAAGGTACCCTCATAAAAACAGCCGAAAATGGGAGTGGAGGAAATGTTTGGATGTCACTAGAAGGCTCCAATAACACCATTTTTTCTACAAGGGAGATTAGATCTTATAAAAGGCTTAGGTTTGAAAACCTTGGATCATTAATTGTTGAAGTGAGGTTACATGAAATCGTTGACGAACTTTCAAGCGAAAGAGAAGGTGAAGGTTTTATCGCCATGTCTAAGGGAGATGATATGTTCTTTGTTGAAGATCCCACAATCGACCTGAGTGCAATAGATTTATCAGCAGATGATCCTCAAGGATACAAAATCCAACAAATGCTTGGACGCAGCAACTTTGTTACTTATTCTAAATCACCATATATGGATTGGACGTATTGGAGTGTCATACCATTTGACACCATGTTTGCTAAGGTGACAATGATAAAATATATGGTTATTTTTCTCTTTTTGGCAATCATGATCTCTGCTATTTATTTAGTGGTTCGATTCTCTAAGAGAATTACGAATCCTATAGAAAACTTAGTCTCAGCTATGAAGTATGTCGAAAGAGGAGACTTTAAAGTGGCTGACACATTTACACCTTCCCAATATCATGATGAGGTTGGTATCCTTCATCAGAATTTCATTCAAATGATTGAGAGAATTAATGATCTGATTAAAGAAAATTATGAAAAGCAATTATTATTAAAGGATACCGAATTTAAAGCCTTACAATCACAGATTAATCCACATTTTCTTTATAATGCATTGGAATCAATTAATTGGTTAGCAAAAATAAATCAACAGCAGCAAATATCCCAAATGGTAGAGTCGCTAGGTTTTTTATTAAGAAACGCTATAAGTATTCAAGACGATGTCATTACAGTACGTGAAGAAGTTAAAATGGTTGAGCATTATGTAACGATTCAAAGATATCGATTTGAAGAGCGATTAGAATTTTCATTATCTGTCGATGAAGAAGTAAAGGATTGTGTTTTACCTAAACTGGTTATTCAGCCACTAGTGGAGAATGCGATTATATATGGATTAGAGAGGATGATAGAGCCTTGTAACATCCATGTATCTGTCTTGAAAGAAGGAGATTATCTACAATTAGCTGTAGAGGATAATGGACCGGGAATGGACAAAGAGCAGCTTGACAAGGTTAGAAAAGGTGAAATGAAAACAAGAGGCACTGGAATAGGCTTGCGTAACATTGATTCAAGAATTAAATTTGTATTTGGATCAGAGTACGGACTTCAGATTGATAGTGAATTGAACAAAGGGACAAAGGTCAGTATTACTATTCCATACCAGAAGAGGTGGGATTATGTACAGAGTACTATTGGTAGATGA
- a CDS encoding ABC transporter substrate-binding protein, whose translation MLLFTTSCSEGSISKSKPVEEPITIKVSWWGSQPRHEYTTKIIEMFESEHPNINIEPEFANWADYWKNLAPMASGNRLPDVIQMDLAFLAEYGEKGLLEDLTPFVQKGMINASSIDESVVNSGKINDRLYGFTIGINVLSVISNNQLLDEAGVSIHEDHWSWEELEQIALEIKKKTGVYGSNAMHPPDVFFPYYLRTKGEDFYNDEGTGLAYTNDQLFIDYFNRQLRLIDGGAIPTPDESEVVRGMENDFIVQGTSAMTWNYSNQYVGFDQLTDSPLTLHLPPEHLENKALTLKPSMLLSIPTGSKHKEEAAKFIDFFVNNVKANQLMKGERGVPVSSSVSEAIKPELTAEEVKMIDYVEKARELTDEMYPPDPEGSSQVMEVLKVISDEILFKKITPEEGAKRFRTEAEEILKNG comes from the coding sequence ATGTTATTGTTTACTACTTCTTGTAGTGAAGGAAGCATATCCAAAAGTAAGCCAGTGGAAGAACCTATTACCATTAAAGTTTCATGGTGGGGAAGTCAGCCTCGTCATGAATATACAACTAAGATTATTGAAATGTTTGAGAGTGAGCATCCCAATATTAATATTGAGCCTGAATTTGCAAATTGGGCTGATTATTGGAAAAACTTAGCGCCAATGGCATCTGGAAATCGACTTCCAGATGTTATCCAGATGGATCTTGCGTTTTTAGCAGAATATGGCGAAAAAGGATTACTTGAAGACTTAACACCATTTGTTCAAAAAGGAATGATTAATGCGTCTTCAATTGATGAAAGTGTAGTTAATAGCGGGAAAATAAATGATCGCCTTTACGGATTTACGATTGGAATAAATGTATTATCAGTCATATCAAACAATCAATTACTTGATGAAGCTGGAGTTTCTATACATGAGGATCATTGGTCATGGGAGGAACTAGAACAAATAGCATTAGAAATAAAAAAGAAGACGGGTGTCTATGGCTCAAATGCAATGCATCCACCAGACGTATTTTTTCCATATTACTTAAGAACAAAAGGTGAGGATTTTTATAATGACGAGGGAACAGGCCTCGCTTATACAAATGATCAATTATTTATAGATTATTTTAACAGACAGCTTCGATTGATTGACGGAGGCGCGATTCCTACCCCTGATGAGTCAGAAGTTGTTAGAGGAATGGAAAATGATTTCATTGTTCAAGGTACATCTGCAATGACTTGGAACTATTCAAATCAATATGTAGGTTTTGATCAACTAACAGATTCACCGTTAACACTTCATTTACCACCAGAACATCTTGAAAATAAAGCATTAACTTTAAAACCAAGTATGCTTTTATCAATACCTACTGGCTCAAAGCACAAGGAAGAGGCTGCCAAATTCATTGATTTCTTTGTTAACAATGTGAAAGCAAATCAATTAATGAAAGGTGAACGCGGTGTTCCGGTCTCATCCAGCGTTTCAGAAGCAATCAAACCAGAACTTACAGCCGAAGAAGTGAAGATGATAGATTATGTGGAAAAAGCGAGAGAATTGACCGATGAAATGTATCCGCCTGATCCAGAGGGAAGTTCACAGGTGATGGAAGTTCTTAAAGTGATATCAGATGAAATTTTATTTAAGAAAATAACGCCTGAAGAGGGAGCAAAAAGATTCCGAACAGAGGCCGAAGAAATATTGAAAAATGGCTAA
- a CDS encoding YesL family protein — translation MVETHGFLGAVNNVLEWISRLALLNLLWIFFSFLGLIVFGLFPATVAMFSVVRRWAMGEMEISITKVFWKSYKKEFAKSNLLGGIISSVGLVLVIDFLFLKQASPQIQHFLFVPFLIILILFICTLFYVFPMYVHYEMKLLDVLKNSFIVMIMRPLSTIMMFVCGVGLMILLSFAPPLLIICSGNVFALLMTKPAMNAFNHINRKYEKVKGLKEQNVAL, via the coding sequence ATGGTTGAAACACATGGATTCTTAGGTGCTGTAAACAATGTTCTGGAATGGATATCAAGATTAGCACTCTTAAATTTACTTTGGATATTCTTTTCATTCCTGGGGCTCATTGTGTTTGGATTATTTCCAGCAACAGTCGCGATGTTTTCCGTTGTTAGAAGATGGGCAATGGGAGAGATGGAGATATCCATTACAAAAGTGTTTTGGAAGTCATACAAAAAGGAATTTGCCAAGAGTAACCTTCTTGGGGGAATCATATCGAGCGTTGGATTGGTCTTAGTGATTGATTTTCTCTTTTTGAAGCAAGCTTCACCTCAGATACAACATTTCTTATTTGTTCCTTTTCTAATTATATTGATTCTTTTTATTTGTACATTGTTTTATGTGTTTCCTATGTATGTTCATTATGAAATGAAATTGCTGGATGTACTTAAAAATTCCTTCATCGTGATGATAATGAGGCCACTTTCAACCATTATGATGTTCGTATGTGGTGTGGGATTAATGATCCTTTTATCGTTTGCTCCGCCGTTACTGATCATTTGTAGCGGAAATGTTTTTGCGTTGCTGATGACAAAGCCTGCAATGAATGCTTTTAATCATATAAACCGTAAATATGAGAAAGTAAAGGGGTTAAAAGAACAAAATGTAGCACTTTAA
- a CDS encoding response regulator transcription factor, with product MYRVLLVDDERIILEGISRIINWNELGTNLIGTARNGLEAYDFITREEPDIVICDIQMPGMNGLELVELVSKEKPFIKFIILSGFNDFNYAKQAMEYGVKHYLLKPCNEKNIADALLKLIADLNRDAKREQFLMETKSRLDQVQPLVKKQLLKEFISSKPESNRGGIQFYEKLLRMNFQEEFIRLVIFRIEGEFHYEHMFVIENLGEDLFSQSILSTSIGDNVLFLINEQGFNQLQMKIEQLRDHFNDIYGMDMTVALSEVDCITQVRRLYLEALECLNHRFYLGEGSIISKSDIHQDQRTNDYEYDGQSLCLFIKSGNLEKVESEITSFFHDLTKSRFPINLVRSYVMQVFLVIIQQSDSSKIQHYMEKMSKLIDMDTIQQMEEFFLFTAKEITQVHYDRHKSNHSDIIQKIMGLVEENLANTELSLKWVAHKVYMNADYLGKLFKQETGQKFSSYVTQMRVNKAIEQIHLMEEVKVFEIAEMIGYGDNPQYFSQVFKKLTGYSPSEYKKAN from the coding sequence ATGTACAGAGTACTATTGGTAGATGACGAACGAATAATTTTAGAAGGCATTTCACGAATCATCAATTGGAATGAATTAGGGACCAATTTGATAGGTACAGCCAGAAATGGGCTTGAAGCTTATGATTTTATCACTCGAGAAGAGCCTGATATTGTTATCTGTGATATCCAAATGCCGGGGATGAACGGTCTGGAATTAGTCGAACTCGTCTCAAAAGAAAAACCTTTTATAAAGTTTATTATTTTATCAGGATTCAACGATTTTAATTACGCGAAGCAAGCCATGGAATATGGTGTGAAGCATTATTTATTAAAGCCATGCAATGAAAAAAATATTGCTGATGCATTATTAAAATTGATTGCTGATTTAAACAGAGATGCCAAAAGAGAACAGTTTCTTATGGAAACAAAAAGCCGTCTTGATCAAGTTCAACCTTTAGTGAAAAAGCAATTATTAAAGGAATTTATTTCGAGTAAGCCTGAGAGTAATAGAGGTGGGATTCAGTTTTATGAAAAACTGCTAAGAATGAATTTTCAAGAGGAATTTATTCGTCTTGTCATCTTTAGAATTGAAGGAGAATTTCATTATGAACACATGTTTGTTATTGAAAACCTCGGCGAAGATCTATTTTCACAATCAATCTTATCTACAAGTATAGGGGATAATGTTTTATTTCTTATAAATGAACAAGGTTTTAATCAACTTCAAATGAAAATTGAACAACTACGTGATCATTTCAACGATATTTATGGAATGGATATGACCGTAGCCCTAAGTGAAGTGGACTGTATTACACAGGTGAGAAGACTTTATTTAGAAGCATTAGAATGTCTGAATCATCGTTTTTATTTAGGTGAAGGAAGTATCATCTCAAAAAGCGATATTCACCAAGACCAAAGAACAAATGATTACGAATATGACGGCCAGAGCCTTTGTTTGTTTATTAAGTCCGGAAACCTAGAAAAGGTAGAAAGTGAAATTACTAGCTTTTTTCATGACTTAACAAAAAGTCGGTTTCCAATCAATTTAGTTCGTTCATATGTAATGCAGGTATTTTTAGTGATCATTCAACAATCTGATTCTAGTAAAATCCAACACTATATGGAGAAAATGTCAAAATTAATTGATATGGATACGATTCAACAAATGGAAGAGTTTTTTCTTTTTACAGCAAAAGAAATCACACAGGTTCACTATGACAGACATAAATCCAATCATTCTGACATCATTCAAAAAATAATGGGCCTTGTGGAGGAAAACCTTGCTAATACCGAACTATCACTGAAATGGGTGGCCCATAAGGTGTACATGAACGCCGATTATTTAGGGAAACTATTTAAACAAGAAACGGGTCAAAAATTTTCAAGCTATGTGACTCAAATGAGAGTAAACAAGGCCATCGAACAAATTCACTTGATGGAAGAAGTAAAAGTATTTGAGATTGCTGAAATGATCGGATATGGAGACAATCCACAATATTTCAGCCAAGTATTTAAAAAACTAACAGGGTATTCTCCGTCAGAATATAAAAAGGCAAATTAA
- a CDS encoding glycoside hydrolase family 88/105 protein encodes MAKLHFDETEITKLIDRVVKRTFEMDFNWDWPGGVAFYGVACAYEATEKQDYIDLLKAWVDEKLEDGLPRLSINGVSIGHCLITLYTVTGDEKYLDVIKEMADYLHNEAHRFADGIFQHTVNSVKDVFPEQAWVDTMMMAGLFLLRVGRLLEREDYFKDGLKQYHGHEDFLQDPVTNLYYHGWDNIAQNHMSSIYWARGNGWAALTMAKALGLIEVQDPSYMIIDGSLRDQLSALVRLQGETGLWHTIVDDPTSYYEISGSVAIAAALMTRGSLYNKYIQKAIDGILNEIEEDGKVSKVSAGTAVMNDADGYKNVPFKRIQGWGQGLTLVFLAELLKSRKQVF; translated from the coding sequence ATGGCAAAACTTCATTTTGATGAAACTGAGATTACTAAATTAATTGATCGTGTCGTGAAAAGAACCTTTGAAATGGACTTTAATTGGGATTGGCCAGGTGGTGTTGCTTTTTATGGAGTGGCATGTGCCTATGAAGCAACTGAAAAACAAGACTATATTGATTTATTAAAAGCCTGGGTTGATGAAAAGCTTGAGGATGGCTTGCCAAGGCTATCAATCAATGGCGTATCGATTGGTCATTGTCTAATTACACTTTATACCGTTACAGGGGATGAGAAGTATTTAGATGTGATTAAAGAGATGGCTGATTATTTACATAACGAAGCACATCGTTTTGCAGATGGAATTTTCCAGCATACTGTAAACTCAGTAAAGGATGTATTTCCTGAGCAAGCTTGGGTAGATACGATGATGATGGCAGGACTATTTCTTTTACGAGTGGGACGATTACTAGAACGTGAGGATTATTTTAAAGACGGTCTTAAGCAGTATCATGGGCATGAAGATTTCTTGCAGGACCCAGTAACAAATCTCTATTATCATGGTTGGGATAATATAGCTCAAAATCACATGTCATCGATTTATTGGGCTCGTGGCAATGGATGGGCTGCTTTGACTATGGCAAAGGCATTAGGGTTAATCGAGGTACAGGATCCATCGTATATGATTATTGATGGTTCTTTACGTGATCAATTAAGTGCGTTAGTGCGACTTCAAGGGGAAACAGGATTATGGCATACGATTGTGGATGATCCTACTTCATACTATGAAATCTCAGGATCGGTTGCGATTGCAGCGGCACTGATGACTCGAGGAAGTCTTTATAATAAGTATATTCAAAAGGCGATAGATGGGATCCTTAATGAAATTGAAGAGGATGGAAAGGTATCAAAGGTTTCAGCGGGTACGGCTGTCATGAATGATGCCGATGGATATAAGAATGTTCCGTTTAAGCGTATTCAAGGTTGGGGGCAAGGGTTAACACTAGTGTTTTTAGCTGAGTTATTGAAGAGTCGGAAACAGGTGTTTTAA
- a CDS encoding carbohydrate ABC transporter permease, with protein MSTRALKQNVTGYLFISPFIIGFLAFTFIPILASLYFSFTKYNMFGDPQWIGLQNYEKMFNGDPRYWQSLKVTLLYVIAGVPLRLGFALMVAMILNTASRAVGLYRSLFYLPSLIGGSVAVAIMWRNIFGDEGIINLLLVFLGIPDVRWFGDPTAALWMLIFLSVWQFGSSMLIFLAGLKSIPVTYYEAASVDGANYFQKFSKITLPMLTPVILFNTIMQTIAAFMTFVPAFIISKGTGGPLDGTLLYSLYLFIQGFEFFNMGYASAMAWIMLIIVGILTALIFFSSKFWVHYESEGGK; from the coding sequence ATGAGTACACGCGCTCTCAAGCAAAATGTAACAGGGTACCTATTCATAAGTCCCTTTATTATTGGATTTCTAGCGTTTACTTTTATCCCCATTTTGGCTTCCTTATATTTTTCATTTACAAAATATAATATGTTCGGGGATCCTCAATGGATTGGGTTACAGAACTATGAAAAAATGTTTAATGGTGACCCAAGATACTGGCAATCTCTAAAAGTAACCCTCCTTTATGTAATTGCTGGTGTTCCCTTAAGACTTGGATTCGCACTTATGGTTGCAATGATTTTAAACACAGCTTCTAGAGCCGTAGGGCTTTACCGTTCTTTATTCTATTTGCCATCTTTAATTGGTGGAAGTGTTGCGGTTGCAATTATGTGGCGTAACATCTTCGGAGATGAGGGGATTATCAATCTACTACTTGTGTTCCTCGGTATTCCGGATGTCCGCTGGTTTGGAGATCCAACTGCAGCACTTTGGATGCTTATTTTCCTATCAGTTTGGCAGTTTGGGTCATCGATGTTAATTTTCTTAGCTGGGTTGAAAAGCATTCCAGTTACGTATTATGAAGCAGCAAGTGTAGATGGTGCTAACTATTTTCAAAAATTCTCGAAAATTACACTACCAATGTTAACGCCAGTTATTTTATTTAATACAATTATGCAAACTATTGCTGCATTCATGACATTCGTTCCTGCATTTATTATTTCAAAAGGAACTGGTGGTCCATTAGACGGTACACTTCTCTACTCATTATACTTGTTCATTCAAGGTTTTGAATTCTTTAATATGGGATATGCTTCTGCAATGGCTTGGATCATGTTAATCATTGTTGGTATTCTTACCGCGCTCATCTTCTTCTCATCGAAATTTTGGGTTCATTATGAATCTGAAGGGGGGAAATAG